GGTGGACCTCACCGCCGACGACGCCCCGGCGCGCATCGTCGAGACGGCGTTGCAGCGGTGGGGCCGGATCGACTTCCTGATCAACAACGCCGGTGTCGGCAGCCCCAAACCTCTGCACGAGACCGATGACGAATCCCTGGACTACTTCTTGGGTCTGATGCTGCGGGCCCCGTTCCGGTTGGCCCGGGACGTCGTCGGGCACATGCAGCCGGGCTCAGCGATCATCAACATCACCTCGACGTTCGCGGTGGTCGGGGGACTGCGCGGTGGCGCCTACTCGGCGGCCAAGGGCGGCCTGACCGCATTGACCACGCACATCGCGTGTCAGTATGGGCCGCAAGGGATCCGGTGTAACGCGGTGGCCCCCGGGGTGACCGTGACCCCCATGGTCGAGCAGCGCCTCGAGGACGAGCGGTTCCGCAAGATCAACACCGAGATGACACCGCATCAGCGGCTGGGCCGGGTCGAGGACATCGCCGCCACCGTGGCCTTCCTCTGTTCGCCGGGTGGCGCCTTCATCAACGGCCAGACCATCGTCGTCGACGGCGGCTGGAGCTCCACCAAGTATCTGTCGGACTTCGCGCTGAGCTCGGAATGGGTTCCGCGGTGAACGTTTTCACCATGCTGGAGGCCGCCGCGACCCGCCATCCCGACGAGGGGGCGCTCTACCTCGGCGAACAGCGGGTTGCGACCTGGCGCGAGCTCCGGGACCGGGCGCTGCGGCTGGGCGCGGCGCTGCGCGACTCCTGCGAACCCGGCACCCGCATCGCGGTGGCCAGCGAGAACCGGCCGGAGATCGTCGAATTGCTGTTCGGCATCTGGGCGGCCGGCTGCGTCGTCGTGCCGATCAACTTCAAGCTGCACCCGCGGGAGATGGCCGACATCCTCGGGGACTGCGAGGCGGCAACGGTCTTCGCCTCCCCCAAGATCGCCGCGGAGTTGGCCTCCCACACCGACGTTCGCATCGAGGTCGTCGGTTCCGCGGCATACCTGGGCCGATTCGACACCGCGATCCAGCCCGCCGCCGACGTCGACCCGGCGGCGCTGGCCTGGCTGTTCTACACCAGCGGCACCACCGGTCGATCGAAGGGTGCGATGCTCACGCACCGCAACCTGACCGCCATGACCGTCGCGCACCTCGCCGACATCGACGCCCCGGACAACGGTTGCGCGCTGGTGCACGCCGCGCCGATGTCGCACGGCTCCGGGCTGTACATCCCGGCGTACGTGCTGCGCGGCGCCCGCCAGGTGGTGCCCGCCTCCGGGGCGTTCGACGCCGACGAGTTCCTGGACCTGTGCGCGGCGCACCCGGGTTGCGCCGCCTTTCTGGCGCCGACCATGGTGCAGCGTCTGGTGGACACCGGCCGCGGCGCGCCGCCCACGCTGCGCACCATCGTCTACGGCGGCGGGCCCATGTACGTCGAGAGCCTCAAGCAGGCGATGGCCGCGTTCGGTCCGATATTCGCCCAGATCTACGGGCAAGGTGAGTCACCGATGACGATCACCGGCCTGCGGCGCGCCGACCACCAATGCGGGGAGGACGCGATCCTGGGCTCCGTCGGCACCGCCCGGTCCGGGGTCGAGGTGGCCGTGCTGACCGAGGACGGAACCCGGGCCGCCCCCCACCAGATCGGCGAGATCGTCTGTCGCGGTGACGTTGTCATGGCCGGGTACTGGAACAACCCGGACGCCTCGGCGGCCGCACTGGCCG
This DNA window, taken from Mycolicibacterium sp. MU0050, encodes the following:
- a CDS encoding SDR family oxidoreductase; this translates as MQVAIVTGASSGIGFGCATLLAEQGMAVLGTGRDEARLAALTEAVTAATGDPDRVATLAVDLTADDAPARIVETALQRWGRIDFLINNAGVGSPKPLHETDDESLDYFLGLMLRAPFRLARDVVGHMQPGSAIINITSTFAVVGGLRGGAYSAAKGGLTALTTHIACQYGPQGIRCNAVAPGVTVTPMVEQRLEDERFRKINTEMTPHQRLGRVEDIAATVAFLCSPGGAFINGQTIVVDGGWSSTKYLSDFALSSEWVPR
- a CDS encoding long-chain fatty acid--CoA ligase — encoded protein: MGSAVNVFTMLEAAATRHPDEGALYLGEQRVATWRELRDRALRLGAALRDSCEPGTRIAVASENRPEIVELLFGIWAAGCVVVPINFKLHPREMADILGDCEAATVFASPKIAAELASHTDVRIEVVGSAAYLGRFDTAIQPAADVDPAALAWLFYTSGTTGRSKGAMLTHRNLTAMTVAHLADIDAPDNGCALVHAAPMSHGSGLYIPAYVLRGARQVVPASGAFDADEFLDLCAAHPGCAAFLAPTMVQRLVDTGRGAPPTLRTIVYGGGPMYVESLKQAMAAFGPIFAQIYGQGESPMTITGLRRADHQCGEDAILGSVGTARSGVEVAVLTEDGTRAAPHQIGEIVCRGDVVMAGYWNNPDASAAALAGGWLHTGDLGSFDDRGYLTLRDRSKDVVISGGSNIYPREVEEVLLAHPAVREACIVGAPDAEWGEVVVAFIVGDVAASALDAHLLERIARFKRPKRYLFVDELPKNSYGKVLKRELRARLA